The genomic region AAAAATTCAAGATGATGATTTACTTGCAGTGCTAATTTTTTTGCTTTTTCAATATCAAAATCAACATAAGGAAGAAGGTCGGTTTTGTTGATGATACAAATATCCGATGATTCAAAAATTGTAGGATATTTCTGTGGTTTGTCATCACCTTCGGTAACACTCATCACTACCACTCGTTTCGCTTCTCCAAGGTCAAATAAAGAAGGACAAACAAGATTACCAACATTTTCAATCATTAAGATAGAATTGTCTGCAACTTCCAATTGCTTAACAGCTTGATTTACCATATTCGAATCCAGATGACATCCGTTTCCTGTATTCACCTGAATTACAGGAGCACCAGCTTCTTTAATCCTTTCTGCATCATTTAATGTTTGCTGATCACCTTCAATAATAAAAAAATCAATATCGTTT from Bacteroidota bacterium harbors:
- the hypB gene encoding hydrogenase nickel incorporation protein HypB; the protein is MCMTCGCSQADEEIKFRKPGEPIHEHSHDHSHEHSHNHDHHHHDHEHSHGKKVELEQNILQKNDLLAERNRGYFEAKNIFALNLVSSPGSGKTSLLEKTIKDLKNDIDFFIIEGDQQTLNDAERIKEAGAPVIQVNTGNGCHLDSNMVNQAVKQLEVADNSILMIENVGNLVCPSLFDLGEAKRVVVMSVTEGDDKPQKYPTIFESSDICIINKTDLLPYVDFDIEKAKKLALQVNHHLEFFEVSVKTGEGMDVWYKWLEEVRSPQSSVGS